A window of the Phaseolus vulgaris cultivar G19833 chromosome 5, P. vulgaris v2.0, whole genome shotgun sequence genome harbors these coding sequences:
- the LOC137834330 gene encoding uncharacterized protein: MTDLPIQKVLKKPDVARRMVKWAVELSEFDVKYEPRGPIKEQIFADFVVELSAETTHNAGSDDRWVLSIDGSSNQLGSGVGVILEGPNGVLIEQSLRFAFKASNNQAEYEALIAGILLAKEMGAKALMAKSDSLLITGQVTGEFQAKDPQMAAYLEYVQELRSSFALFEVVHVPREQNARVDLLAKLANSGKGGRQRTVIQETLKTPRAFAADHQVLQVCKSTEGIAWSHQSLTQ, encoded by the coding sequence atgactgacttgcccatccaaaaggttctaaagaaaccggatgtagctagaaggatggtaaaatgggcggtggagttgtcagagttcgacGTCAAGTACGAACCTCGAGGACCGATTAAAGAGCAAATCTTCgccgactttgtggtcgagctgtccGCTGAGACAACGCATAATGCCGGAAGTGATgatcgttgggtactctcgattgatgggtcgtccaaccagctagGTAGTGGGgttggagtcattttggaaggacccaacggtgtgttaatagaacaatccctgaggtttgccttcaaagccagcaataatCAGGCGGAATATGAGGCATTGATTGCCGGTATCCTTTTGgcaaaggaaatgggggcgaaggcactgatggccaagagcgactcttTGCTGATCACCGGGCAGGTGACCGGCGAATTCcaagccaaggatccacaaatggcggcttatcTAGAGTATGTACAGGAGCTGAGAAGTTCTTTTGCATTGTTCGAAGTGGTGCACGtaccaagggagcagaatgcccgagttGACTTGCTTGCCAAGCTCGCCaattcaggcaaggggggcaggcagaggactgttATACAAGAAACTCTAAAGACACCTCGGGCGTTCGCAgcagaccaccaggttcttcaaGTTTGCAAGTCAACGGAAGGGATAGCATGGAGTCATCAATCGTTAACTCAATAA
- the LOC137834331 gene encoding uncharacterized protein has translation MTTRPARARSEEMTLQQLVGMVQGLQNAMAASKVEQERMQADLEASQERNDELHRANEELRRGWRNRDEPEAASPPREFTTPFSQAILETTIPNTFTGPKVTFTRVEDPEAHLTTFHTQMLLVGGSNTMRCKLFMSTLTGMAMDWFISLPEGHVTSFAQLSQLFREQYLANRTPAPVSYDLFDVKQFQGETLKEYISRFGAQVVKVGTIEEPMIVYAFRKGVRLGSFSKTLNCSRPKAFAEIRRRAVNHIASEGEAYKKCTTAAPVRPKAHIRTQPVRVHQAATERKHLDRKPAYEPRRTQPRGRAEERREGNRPPRHNFVMELKDLIAVPNIADKLRPPAKSNKMLGPHKESWCEFHEAFGHHINNCLALGHQLDELVKNGFLKDYLVEKQTGQQSVMQPASGEGQQHEVPIHGEVHTIAGGFSDGGCTSSQRKKYARSIMSMEAFEDHSPDVDITFTKEDLRDVVPHDNDTIVISLVTAGRMVHRALVDQGSSADVMFWPTFEKLQLSPDHLRPYGGCLYGFAGDQVEVRGYIELRTTFTDGAVSRTEKIRYLVVNAPSTYNVLLGRPTLNRIGVVPSTRHMKVKLPSMEGVVITIRSDQKEAKKCYENSLRNRRSVCHVSTTPPSGAGPGQEDWRVGTTLQVIAEGDAAMPDVASIAEIEEEGDRLETTRELGIARAVIASERRPQPVKDWLEKEIGGKTFKLGKTLDDETRDQIAKVISRHLDAFAWSTSDMPGIDPDLLSHRLAMDPQVKPVSQRRRKFNEERRQAIREETQKLLFAGHIKEVQYPEWLANVVLVKKSNERWRMCVDFTDLNKACPKDSYPLPSIDALVDNAAGCKLLSFLDAFSGYNQIKMHPMDEEKTAFMTERLCYCYRVMPFGLKNAGATYQRLMDKVLAPMLGRNVQAYVDNMVVTSTEKNRHVADLEELFATIAKYRLKLNPEKCIFSVEAGKFLGFLLIERGIEANPDKCAAILAMRSPATVKEVQQLTDRMAALSRFVSASGERGHPYFQCLKRNNRFVWTRECEEAFVKLKEYLASPPVLCKPQVGMPLKLYFVVTERALSAVLVQEQDQIQKPIYFVSKVLQGPEVRYQALEKAALAVVFSARRLRHYFQSF, from the coding sequence ATGACCACCCGACCAGCACGCGccaggagtgaagagatgaccctgCAGCAACTCGTGGGTATGGTGCAAGGGCTGCAAAATGCAATGGCAGCCTCAAAggtggagcaggagcgcatgcaggcggatctggAAGCCTCTCAAGAAAGAAACGACGAGCTCCACCGTGCCAATGAGGAGTTACGCCGTGGATGGCGTAACAGAGACGAGCCTGAGGCCGCATCCCCACCCAGGGAATTCACAACACCGTTTTCACAGGCAATTCTGGAGACAACGATTCCCAATACGTTCACGGGACCCAAAGTGACCTTCACGAgggtggaggatcctgaggcacacctcacgaccttccacacacagatgttgCTGGTAGGCGGTTCAAACACCATGAGgtgcaagcttttcatgagcaccttgacggggatggctatggattggttcatcagcctcccagagggccacgtcacgtccttcgcccaactttcacaactattcagagagcagtatctAGCCAACAGAACTCCCGCCCCAGTCTCATATGATCTTTTTGACGTCAAGCAGTTCCAAGGCGAAACCCTAAAAGAGTACATAAGTCGttttggggcacaagtggtgaAAGTAGGCACCATAGAGGAACCCATGATCGTGTATGCATTCAGGAAGGGGGTACGTCTCGGATCTTTTAGTAAAACGCTCAACTGCAGTCGCCCAAAAGCTTTCGCTGAAATAAGGCGACGAGCGGTAAATCACATTGCCTCAGAAGGTGAGGCATACAAGAAGTGCACGACCGCTGCACCCGTGCGGCCCAAGGCACACATACGTACGCAACCTGTTAGGGTTCACCAAGCCGCCACGGAGAGAAAACACTTAGACAGGAAGCCCGCCTACGAGCCAAGGAGGACCCAGCCTAGGGGTCGAGCAGAGGAAAGAAGAGAAGGGAACAGGCCACCGAGACACAACTTCGTGATGGAACTCAAAGATCTGATCGCggtgcccaacatagccgacAAGTTGAGGCCACCGGCGAAGTCTAACAAGATGCTAGGACCCCATAAGGAAtcgtggtgcgagttccacgaagcATTTGGGCATCATATTAACAATTGTTTAGCGTTGGGTCACCAATTGGACGAACTCGTGAAGAATGGCTTCCTGAAGGACTACTTGGTGGAGAAGCAGACAGGACAACAGTCAGTTATGCAACCGGCAAGCGGCGAGggacagcagcacgaggtgcccatccacggcgaggtccacaccatagCGGGTGGGTTCTCGGACGGTGGATGTACGTCATCGCAACGCAAGAAGTATGCTAGGTCCATAATGTCAATGGAGGCTTTTGAGGATCATTCgcccgatgtggacatcacgttcaccaaagaaGACCTCAGGGATGTcgtgccccacgacaacgataCCATCGTGATCTCActcgtcacggcgggaaggatggtTCATCGAGCACTGGTcgatcaagggagctcggcagatgtgatgttctggccaactTTCGAAAAGTTACAGTTGTCCCCAGACCATCTGAGGCCGTATGGGGGCTGCCTATACGGCTTTGCtggtgaccaagtggaggtcagggggtacattgagttaagaACGACATTCACAGATGGGGCAGTGTCGCGaacagagaagatcaggtaccTGGTCGTGAATGCCCCCTCAACATACAACGTCCTGTTAGGAAGGCCAACGCTTAATAGgataggagttgtgccctccACTAGGCATATGAAGGTCAAACTACcttcgatggaaggggtggttatcaccatccgctctgatcaaaaggaggcaaagaagtgctatgaaaacagcctcagAAATAGGCGATCAGTGTGCCATGTAAGCACAACGCCACCCTCTGGTGCAGGTCCCGGCCAGGAGGACTGGCGAGTAGGCACAACACTTCAAGTAATCGCTGAGGGGGATGCGGCGATGCCAGATGTGGCAAGCATCGCAGAGATAGAGGAAGAAGGCGACCGCCTGGAGACCACCAGAGAGTTAGGAATCGcaagggcggtcatcgccagtgaaAGGAGGCCCCAGCCGGTCAAGGattggctcgagaaggagatagGCGGAAAGACATTCAAGCTGGGAAAAACCCTAGATGACGAAACGCGGGAtcagatcgccaaggtaataagtagacatctggatgcgtttgcgtggTCCACCTCAGATATGCCGGGGATTGATCCCGACCTCTTGTCCCATCGtttggcaatggacccccaagtcaagCCAGTCAgtcaaagaaggaggaagttcaatgaagaaagaaggcaggcgattagggaggaaacacagaaactcTTATTCGCAGGCCACATCAAGGAAGTGCAGTATCCGGAATGGCTTGCTAATGTtgtgttggtaaagaagagcaacgaGAGATGGCgaatgtgcgtcgatttcacagatctgaacaaggcgtgtccaaaggattcctacCCTTTGCccagcatagatgccctggtagacaatgcagcagggtgcaaactgttaagtttcctggatgccttctcggggtacaaccagataaagatgcaccccatggatgaggaaaaaactgccttcatgacggaaaggttgTGCTATTGTTACagggtgatgccctttgggctgaagaacgcgggagccacgtatcagaggctaatggataaagtgctcgcgcccatgctagggaggaaCGTACAAGCCTATGTCGACAACATGGTCGTGACATCCACGGAAAAGAATCGGCACGTTGCTGATCTAGAGGAACTATTCGctacaatagccaagtacaggttgaagctaaaccccgagaagtgcattttcagCGTAGAAGCGGGAAAATTCTTAGGTTTCCTCTTAATCGAAAGAGGAATCGAGGcgaatcctgataagtgtgctgccatcctGGCAATGAGAAGCCCTGCCACTGTCAAGGAGGTACAACAACTTACAGaccggatggccgccctgtcgcgGTTCGTATCTGCTAGTGGGGAGAGGGGccacccgtatttccagtgtttgaaaagaaataacaggtttgtctggacgagagAGTGTGAAGAGGCTTTCGTGAAACTCAAGGaatacttggcgagcccgccggttctgtgcaaaccccAAGTGGGAATGCCCCTCAAGTTATACTTCGTCGTTACTGAAAGGGCGTTGAGCGCGGTGCTCGTGCAAGAACAAGATCAAATTCAGAAACCTATCTATTTTGTCAGTAAGGTGTTACAAGGTCCGGAAGTGAGATACCAAGCCTTAGAGAAAGCGGCGCTGGCGGTCGTGTTTTCAGCGAGAAGGCTACgacattacttccagagcttctaA
- the LOC137834489 gene encoding transcription factor bHLH162-like, producing MDQQQENQPSSTRVDRKIVEKNRRNHMKNLYSELNSLLPSYNPKQVVALPDQIDEATEYIKSLEAKVRMAKEKKERLIMERKRTRSGFSSDFEARGNLKPPKMEIHETGSVLRVILTCGIDDHFVFCEIIRILHEENVDVINTSYSVVGDSVIHVVLGEVGQSMFQSGASKVSEKLKWFVNRSICDEEMDPNVMGF from the exons ATGGATCAGCAACAGGAAAATCAACCTTCTTCAACCAGAGTCGACAGAAAGATTGTAGAGAAAAACAGGCGAAACCATATGAAGAATCTTTATTCTGAACTCAACTCTCTTCTCCCTAGTTATAATCCCAAG CAAGTGGTGGCGCTGCCTGATCAAATAGACGAGGCAACGGAGTACATAAAAAGCCTAGAGGCAAAAGTTAGGATGGCGAaggagaagaaagaaaggttAATAATGGAAAGGAAGAGAACTCGAAGTGGTTTCTCTAGTGATTTTGAAGCACGAGGAAACCTAAAGCCGCCAAAAATGGAGATTCATGAAACGGGTTCTGTGCTTCGAGTCATTCTAACATGTGGGATTGATGACCATTTCGTTTTCTGTGAAATTATCAGAATATTGCATGAAGAGAATGTTGACGTAATCAATACCAGTTATTCAGTTGTTGGAGATTCGGTGATTCATGTTGTGCTCGGGGAG GTTGGGCAATCAATGTTCCAATCTGGAGCTAGCAAAGTGAGTGAGAAGCTGAAATGGTTCGTAAACAGATCTATCTGTGATGAAGAAATGGACCCTAATGTTATGGGATTCTGA